A stretch of Leucobacter aridicollis DNA encodes these proteins:
- the carB gene encoding carbamoyl-phosphate synthase large subunit has product MPKRSDINSVLVIGSGPIVIGQACEFDYSGTQACRVLREEGVRVILVNSNPATIMTDPDFADATYVEPITAEVIETIIQKEKPDAILPTLGGQTALNAAMELHEQGILEKYNVELIGAKVDAIQKGEDRQLFKDIAIAAGAGVAKSYVANTLEQAKEYAQDLGYPLVVRPSFTMGGLGSGFAYTEEELVRIVTDGLHYSPTTEVLLEESILGWKEYELELMRDTKDNAVVVCSIENVDAVGVHTGDSITVAPALTLTDREYQNLRDISIDIIRRVGVDTGGCNIQFAIDPADGRVVVIEMNPRVSRSSALASKATGFPIAKIAAKLAIGYTLDEIPNDITQKTPASFEPAIDYIVVKTPRFAFEKFPAADDTLTTTMKSVGEAMAIGRNFTTALQKSLRSLEKRGTSFHWDAVDGDAAARVAELLETIKRPTDGRIVDVQQALRLGASIEQVFESTSIDPWFLDQIVLINEVADMVKAAPQLSLDVLREAKDHGFSDAQLAAIRGISESEVRGLRHGLGLRPVFKTVDTCAGEFPALTPYHYSSYDLETEVTPSDRKKVVILGSGPNRIGQGVEFDYSCVHASFALSDAGYETIMINCNPETVSTDYDTSDRLYFEPLTLEDVLEVIHAEQASGELLGVVVQLGGQTALGLAQPLKDAGIPILGTTPEAIDLAEERGAFAQILERAGLTAPRNGTAIDKEGAIRIAEEIGYPVLVRPSFVLGGRGMEIVYDTESLHGYFERIEGHALVGPGHPLLVDRFLDDAIEIDVDALYDGDQLYVGGVMEHIEEAGVHSGDSSCTLPPVTLGHDQIAQVREATLGIAEGIGVRGLLNVQFAIGQGVLYVLEANPRASRTVPFVSKALGIPLAKAASRIMAGETIAELIGEGFLPERDGSRAPIDAPIAVKEAVLPFKRFRTNEGLVVDSLLGPEMRSTGEVMGMDRDFPTAFAKSQAGAGSSLPKSGTVFLSVADRDKRSVVLPALRLQELGYRILATQGTQVVLARNGIESETARKHSLQAEGDTIVDLINRGEIDMIVNTPSGSSARADGYEIRAAAVAADKPIFTTVSELSAAVGALSALQQGFDVKSLQEYEADRQAALAAAE; this is encoded by the coding sequence CATGGAACTGCACGAGCAGGGGATCCTCGAGAAGTACAACGTCGAGCTCATCGGCGCGAAGGTCGACGCGATCCAGAAGGGCGAGGATCGCCAGCTCTTCAAGGACATCGCGATCGCAGCCGGCGCGGGCGTCGCGAAGTCGTACGTCGCGAACACGCTCGAGCAGGCGAAGGAGTACGCCCAGGACCTCGGCTACCCCCTCGTCGTCCGCCCCTCGTTCACCATGGGCGGCCTCGGCTCGGGCTTCGCGTACACCGAGGAGGAGCTTGTGCGCATCGTCACCGACGGTCTGCACTACAGCCCTACCACCGAGGTGCTGCTCGAGGAGTCGATCCTCGGGTGGAAGGAGTACGAGCTCGAGCTCATGCGCGACACCAAGGACAATGCGGTCGTCGTCTGCTCGATCGAGAACGTCGACGCCGTTGGCGTGCACACCGGCGACTCGATCACCGTCGCACCGGCGCTCACGCTCACCGACCGCGAGTATCAGAACCTGCGCGACATCTCGATCGACATCATCCGCCGCGTTGGCGTTGACACGGGCGGCTGCAACATCCAGTTCGCGATCGACCCGGCCGACGGCCGCGTCGTCGTCATCGAGATGAACCCGCGCGTCTCGCGCTCCTCGGCGCTCGCGTCGAAGGCGACGGGCTTCCCGATCGCGAAGATCGCGGCGAAGCTCGCGATCGGCTACACGCTCGACGAGATCCCGAACGACATCACGCAGAAGACGCCGGCCTCGTTCGAGCCCGCGATCGACTACATCGTCGTGAAGACCCCGCGGTTCGCCTTCGAGAAGTTCCCCGCGGCTGACGACACGCTCACGACGACCATGAAGTCGGTCGGCGAGGCGATGGCGATCGGCCGCAACTTCACGACCGCGCTGCAGAAGTCGCTCCGCTCGCTCGAGAAGCGCGGCACCTCGTTCCACTGGGACGCTGTCGACGGCGACGCCGCAGCCCGCGTCGCCGAGCTGCTCGAGACGATCAAGCGCCCGACCGACGGCCGCATCGTCGACGTGCAGCAGGCGCTCCGCCTCGGCGCGTCGATCGAGCAGGTCTTCGAGTCGACCTCGATCGACCCGTGGTTCCTCGACCAGATCGTGCTCATCAACGAGGTCGCCGACATGGTGAAGGCTGCGCCGCAGCTCTCGCTCGACGTGCTCCGCGAGGCGAAGGATCACGGCTTCTCGGACGCGCAGCTCGCGGCTATCCGCGGCATCTCGGAGTCGGAGGTCCGCGGCCTGCGTCACGGCCTCGGCCTGCGCCCGGTCTTCAAGACCGTCGACACCTGCGCCGGCGAGTTCCCCGCGCTCACCCCGTACCACTACTCGTCGTACGACCTTGAGACGGAGGTCACCCCGAGCGACCGCAAGAAGGTCGTCATCCTCGGCTCCGGCCCGAACCGTATCGGTCAGGGCGTCGAGTTCGACTACTCGTGCGTGCACGCCTCGTTCGCGCTGAGCGACGCTGGCTACGAGACAATCATGATCAACTGCAACCCCGAGACAGTGTCGACCGACTACGACACGTCCGACCGCCTGTACTTCGAGCCGCTCACGCTCGAGGACGTGCTCGAGGTCATCCACGCCGAGCAGGCGTCGGGCGAGCTCCTCGGCGTCGTCGTGCAGCTCGGCGGCCAGACTGCCCTCGGGCTCGCGCAGCCGCTGAAGGACGCCGGGATCCCGATCCTCGGCACCACGCCAGAGGCGATCGACCTCGCCGAGGAGCGCGGCGCGTTCGCCCAGATCCTCGAGCGCGCGGGCCTCACCGCCCCGCGCAACGGGACCGCGATCGACAAGGAGGGCGCGATCAGGATCGCGGAGGAGATCGGCTACCCGGTGCTCGTCCGCCCCTCGTTCGTGCTCGGCGGCCGCGGCATGGAGATCGTGTACGACACCGAGTCGCTGCACGGCTACTTCGAGCGGATCGAGGGCCACGCGCTCGTCGGGCCCGGCCACCCGCTGCTCGTCGATCGCTTCCTCGACGACGCGATCGAGATCGACGTCGACGCGCTCTACGACGGCGACCAGCTCTACGTCGGCGGCGTCATGGAGCACATCGAGGAGGCCGGCGTGCACTCGGGCGACTCGAGCTGCACGCTGCCGCCCGTGACGCTCGGCCACGACCAGATCGCGCAGGTGCGCGAGGCGACGCTCGGGATCGCCGAGGGCATTGGCGTGCGCGGGCTGCTCAACGTGCAGTTCGCGATCGGCCAGGGCGTGCTCTACGTGCTCGAGGCCAACCCGCGCGCATCGCGCACGGTGCCGTTCGTTTCGAAGGCGCTTGGCATTCCGCTCGCGAAGGCTGCGTCGCGGATCATGGCGGGGGAGACCATCGCCGAGCTCATCGGCGAGGGCTTCCTGCCCGAGCGCGACGGCTCGCGCGCCCCGATCGACGCCCCCATCGCTGTGAAGGAGGCGGTGCTCCCGTTCAAGCGCTTCCGCACCAACGAGGGCCTCGTCGTCGACTCGCTGCTCGGACCGGAGATGCGCTCGACGGGTGAGGTCATGGGCATGGACCGCGACTTCCCGACCGCGTTCGCGAAGAGCCAGGCCGGCGCGGGCAGCTCGCTGCCGAAGTCGGGCACCGTGTTCCTCTCGGTCGCCGACCGCGACAAGCGCTCGGTCGTGCTGCCCGCGCTGCGCCTGCAGGAGCTCGGATACCGGATCCTCGCGACGCAGGGCACGCAGGTCGTGCTCGCGCGCAACGGCATCGAGTCGGAGACCGCGCGCAAGCACTCGCTGCAGGCCGAGGGCGACACGATCGTCGATCTCATCAACCGCGGCGAGATCGACATGATCGTCAACACCCCGTCGGGCAGCTCGGCTCGCGCCGACGGCTACGAGATCCGCGCGGCTGCCGTGGCGGCCGACAAGCCGATCTTCACGACGGTCTCGGAGCTCTCGGCCGCCGTCGGCGCGCTGTCGGCCCTGCAGCAGGGCTTCGATGTGAAGTCGCTGCAGGAGTACGAGGCAGACCGCCAGGCCGCGCTCGCGGCTGCGGAGTGA